The following coding sequences lie in one Flavobacterium cyclinae genomic window:
- the porG gene encoding type IX secretion system protein PorG: protein MKYFLFYILLIFCGFNTYSQINELGVFGGGINYIGDVGPTDYISPNEPAFGIIYKWNRSPRHAYRFSYMQGKLTSNDADSDIPSRNLRGNSFENKVKEFSAGLEFNFMDFNLHDGEPKISPYVYSGISYFIYDEIFILDNNSRLDYQSSTFAIPMVLGIKARVLDKFILAAEVGFRYTFTDNLDGSNPKNDNFETLRFGNKNSNDWYVFTGLTLTYTFGQNPCFCAE, encoded by the coding sequence ATGAAGTACTTTTTATTTTATATATTACTGATTTTCTGCGGTTTCAACACCTATTCTCAAATTAATGAATTAGGAGTGTTTGGAGGTGGTATTAACTATATTGGAGATGTTGGACCTACCGATTATATTTCGCCAAACGAGCCTGCTTTTGGAATTATTTACAAGTGGAATAGAAGTCCGAGACATGCTTATAGATTTTCCTATATGCAAGGAAAACTAACTTCTAATGATGCTGACAGTGATATTCCAAGTAGAAATTTAAGAGGGAATTCATTTGAAAATAAAGTAAAGGAATTTTCAGCTGGATTAGAGTTTAATTTTATGGACTTTAATTTACATGATGGTGAACCTAAAATTTCTCCATATGTTTATTCTGGAATAAGCTATTTTATTTATGATGAAATTTTTATTTTAGATAACAATAGTAGATTAGATTACCAAAGTAGCACTTTTGCAATACCTATGGTTTTAGGAATAAAAGCAAGAGTTTTAGACAAATTTATTTTAGCAGCAGAAGTTGGATTTAGATATACTTTCACCGATAATTTAGATGGAAGTAATCCTAAAAATGATAATTTTGAAACTTTACGTTTTGGAAATAAAAATAGTAACGATTGGTATGTATTTACTGGTTTAACATTAACTTATACATTTGGGCAAAACCCATGTTTTTGTGCAGAATAA
- a CDS encoding pyridoxine 5'-phosphate synthase, protein MTKLSVNINKIATLRNSRGGNVPDLLKVAKDIQQFGADGITIHPRPDERHIRYQDARDLKSVVYTEYNIEGNPQHNFIDLVLECKPTQVTLVPDAIGALTSNAGWDTIKHHSYLLEVIQEFQRNGIRTSIFVDADERMIEGAKATGTERIELYTESFAHEYGLGNKKGIEPYVKAALKANELGLGINAGHDLSLDNIKFFKENIPGLLEVSIGHALISESLYLGLENVVNMYLQKLK, encoded by the coding sequence ATGACAAAGTTATCAGTAAATATTAATAAAATTGCTACTCTCCGTAATTCAAGAGGAGGTAATGTTCCTGATTTATTGAAAGTTGCAAAAGATATTCAGCAGTTTGGTGCAGATGGAATTACGATTCATCCAAGACCAGACGAAAGACATATTCGTTATCAAGATGCACGCGATTTAAAATCGGTTGTTTACACTGAGTATAATATAGAAGGAAATCCGCAACATAATTTTATTGATTTGGTTCTAGAGTGCAAGCCAACTCAAGTTACTTTAGTGCCAGATGCAATTGGCGCTCTGACTTCAAATGCGGGTTGGGATACTATTAAACATCACTCGTATTTATTAGAAGTAATTCAAGAGTTTCAAAGAAATGGAATTAGAACTTCTATTTTTGTTGATGCTGATGAAAGAATGATTGAAGGCGCAAAAGCAACTGGAACAGAAAGAATTGAATTGTATACCGAATCATTTGCTCATGAGTATGGATTAGGTAATAAAAAAGGAATTGAACCTTATGTTAAGGCAGCTTTAAAAGCAAATGAACTAGGTTTAGGAATTAATGCAGGTCATGATTTGAGCTTAGATAATATCAAGTTTTTTAAAGAGAATATCCCAGGATTGCTTGAGGTTTCTATTGGTCATGCATTAATTTCAGAATCCTTATATCTAGGATTGGAAAATGTTGTGAATATGTATCTTCAAAAATTGAAATAA
- the bamA gene encoding outer membrane protein assembly factor BamA produces MKQLLVIKKENADLEKQANKLYLKKMFKKGLQLFSIVTLLFTTSLFAQETKLESGKPYILAKIDVTGKISYNEQTITTFTGLEKGQEIIVPGEDISNAIKKLWKLGLFSDVNFYVNKIEGDSIFLELNMNELPKLSDVKIQGVKKGKIEELIKETDLKKGKIVNENLITTTKNYIENKYKKDGFYQTKVAINIIPDSLDTEVKMVVNIDKGSKVKVKSIVFEGNNQLSDSKLKKTFKNTKQRNPIRIFKKSKYIKEKYKEDLAKVIEKYKEKGNRDARIISDSVIYDKKSNTISIKVKLEEGRKYYFGDIRYLGNTVYTERQLNSILGIKKGDVYNGTILQKRIADQTKPDGEDLTNLYQNNGYLFSSINPVEVRTENDTIDFEIRITEGPIAYFNKITVVGNDKTNDHVIYRELRTKPGQKYSKEDLIRSIREIGQLGFFDPEAIKPDFKNVDPQAGTVDIEYNVVEKGSSQVELQGGYGGGGFIGTLGLSFNNFSARKMFKKDAYKPLPMGDGQRMSLRLQGSSFFQTYSLSFSEPWFGGKKPVSFSTSLSHSKQFLFNSRTRDVTRSQSFNITSLSVGLAKRLTVPDDYFVLSQALSFQYYDLNNYNTGLFTFGDGASRNLAYTIGLSRNSKGVNPIFPTVGSEFSISGKFTLPYSLFNGVDYGNLENLAENKVRATEAGEAPDGSNYPAGSYLNSEGYPVTDPADAAVDRGKVDQQKFNWLEYYKIKFKADNYNRIYEKLVLRTNAEFGFMGAYNSERGLVPFERFFLGGDGLANFALDGREVIQLRGYPNNSLSSQDGGTIYNKFSLELRYPITLNQSASIYALSFLEAGAAFDTFKEYNPFKLQRSAGFGIRVFMPAFGLLGIDFAHGFDAIPGETVKSGWQTHFIIGQQF; encoded by the coding sequence ATGAAGCAATTATTAGTTATCAAAAAAGAGAACGCAGATTTGGAAAAACAAGCGAACAAATTATACCTTAAAAAAATGTTTAAAAAAGGATTACAATTATTTTCAATAGTAACATTATTATTTACTACTTCTTTATTTGCACAAGAAACTAAATTAGAAAGTGGAAAACCCTATATACTTGCTAAAATTGATGTAACTGGAAAGATTAGTTATAACGAACAAACGATTACCACTTTTACAGGATTAGAAAAAGGTCAAGAAATTATTGTTCCTGGTGAAGATATTAGTAATGCAATCAAAAAATTATGGAAGTTAGGTTTGTTTTCTGACGTTAATTTTTATGTGAATAAAATTGAAGGTGATAGTATCTTTTTAGAACTAAACATGAACGAATTACCTAAATTATCCGATGTTAAAATACAAGGAGTTAAAAAAGGTAAAATTGAAGAACTAATTAAAGAAACCGATTTAAAAAAAGGTAAAATTGTAAATGAAAATTTAATTACTACCACAAAAAATTATATCGAGAATAAATATAAAAAAGACGGTTTTTATCAAACTAAAGTTGCTATAAACATTATACCTGATAGTTTAGACACTGAGGTAAAAATGGTAGTAAATATTGATAAAGGAAGTAAAGTAAAAGTAAAAAGCATAGTATTTGAAGGAAATAATCAATTGAGTGATTCAAAACTTAAAAAAACCTTTAAAAACACGAAACAAAGAAATCCAATTCGAATTTTCAAGAAGTCTAAATATATCAAAGAAAAGTACAAAGAAGATTTAGCTAAAGTAATTGAAAAATATAAAGAAAAAGGAAATAGAGATGCTAGAATTATTTCTGATTCTGTAATTTATGATAAAAAATCAAACACTATTTCTATTAAAGTAAAACTAGAAGAAGGAAGAAAATATTATTTTGGAGATATTCGTTATTTAGGAAATACTGTTTATACAGAACGTCAACTAAATTCTATATTAGGAATTAAAAAAGGAGATGTTTATAATGGAACCATTCTTCAAAAAAGGATAGCTGATCAAACAAAACCTGACGGTGAAGATTTAACTAATTTGTATCAAAATAACGGATATTTATTCTCTAGCATTAACCCAGTTGAGGTAAGAACAGAAAATGATACTATTGATTTTGAAATTAGAATTACAGAAGGTCCTATCGCTTATTTCAATAAAATTACAGTTGTAGGAAATGACAAAACAAACGACCATGTAATTTACAGAGAGTTAAGAACAAAACCTGGTCAAAAATACAGTAAAGAAGACTTAATTCGTTCGATACGTGAAATTGGCCAATTAGGATTCTTTGACCCAGAAGCTATTAAACCCGATTTTAAAAACGTTGACCCACAAGCCGGAACGGTTGACATTGAATACAACGTAGTTGAAAAAGGATCAAGCCAAGTAGAATTACAAGGTGGTTATGGTGGAGGTGGATTTATTGGAACGTTAGGTTTATCGTTCAATAATTTCTCTGCTCGAAAAATGTTTAAGAAAGATGCTTATAAACCACTTCCTATGGGAGATGGACAAAGAATGTCGTTACGTTTACAAGGAAGTTCCTTTTTCCAAACCTATAGTTTATCTTTCTCAGAACCTTGGTTTGGAGGTAAAAAACCAGTAAGTTTTTCAACCTCTTTATCACACAGTAAGCAATTCTTATTTAATTCAAGAACACGTGATGTAACTAGAAGTCAAAGTTTCAATATTACATCTTTATCAGTAGGACTTGCAAAGAGATTAACTGTACCAGATGATTATTTTGTTTTATCTCAAGCGTTATCATTCCAATATTATGACTTGAATAACTATAATACAGGATTATTTACATTTGGAGATGGTGCTTCAAGAAACTTAGCTTACACAATTGGATTATCTAGAAATAGTAAAGGGGTTAACCCAATATTCCCAACTGTTGGTTCAGAATTTAGTATTTCTGGTAAATTTACATTACCATACTCATTATTCAATGGTGTAGATTATGGAAACTTAGAAAATCTTGCTGAAAACAAAGTTAGAGCTACTGAAGCTGGAGAAGCTCCAGACGGTTCAAATTATCCTGCTGGAAGTTACCTAAATAGTGAAGGATACCCAGTAACGGATCCTGCAGACGCTGCTGTTGATCGTGGAAAAGTAGACCAACAAAAATTTAATTGGTTGGAATATTACAAAATCAAGTTTAAAGCAGACAATTATAATAGAATCTACGAAAAATTAGTATTACGTACCAATGCAGAATTTGGATTCATGGGAGCTTACAACTCAGAAAGAGGTTTAGTACCTTTTGAAAGATTCTTCCTTGGAGGTGATGGTTTAGCTAACTTTGCTTTAGACGGTAGAGAAGTAATCCAATTAAGAGGATATCCAAATAACTCTTTGTCTTCTCAAGATGGAGGTACTATTTATAATAAATTCTCATTAGAATTACGTTATCCAATTACTTTAAATCAATCTGCATCTATTTATGCGTTAAGTTTCTTAGAAGCGGGTGCGGCATTTGATACTTTCAAAGAATACAACCCATTTAAACTACAACGTTCAGCTGGTTTTGGTATTCGTGTATTTATGCCTGCATTTGGATTATTAGGTATTGACTTTGCTCATGGTTTTGATGCTATTCCAGGTGAAACAGTTAAAAGTGGTTGGCAAACGCATTTTATTATTGGACAACAATTTTAA
- a CDS encoding OmpH family outer membrane protein: MKMKKILILLALFSFTSQAQTARGVKIGYIDMEYILEKVPDYAEANNQLEQKAQKWKQEIEVKRTEIDKLKDALKTERVLLTKELIEEREEEIAYLEKELLEYQEKRFGPKGDLIVQKTVLIKPIQDQIFTIVQDVAEQRKYDFIFDKSSDLTMLFAAQKYDISDFVIKKLAASQKREEMTKKQLKAQEAKDALEESLEENPAYTERQRILDEKKAAREKLIEERKLANEQKKAEAAEKRKKLLEERDAKKNGTVIEKDSKETENKSEVKEENKDNVTDESKAKEENVEGEKKLTPAEIRQKAIDERNKKLEERKKALEEKKKKAAEAKEAAKKAKEQKTETETENKN, translated from the coding sequence TTGAAGATGAAAAAAATATTAATATTACTTGCACTATTTTCATTTACTTCTCAAGCACAAACGGCTAGAGGAGTTAAAATTGGATATATAGACATGGAGTATATCTTAGAAAAAGTTCCAGATTATGCAGAAGCTAACAATCAATTAGAACAAAAAGCTCAAAAATGGAAGCAAGAAATTGAGGTTAAAAGAACGGAAATAGACAAACTTAAAGATGCTTTAAAAACAGAAAGAGTTTTATTAACTAAAGAATTAATTGAAGAACGAGAAGAAGAAATTGCCTATTTAGAAAAAGAACTTCTTGAATATCAAGAAAAGCGTTTTGGACCAAAAGGTGATTTAATAGTTCAAAAAACAGTATTAATTAAACCTATACAAGACCAAATTTTTACTATAGTTCAAGATGTTGCTGAACAAAGAAAATATGATTTCATTTTTGATAAGTCTTCAGATTTAACTATGTTATTTGCAGCTCAAAAATATGATATTAGCGATTTTGTAATTAAAAAATTAGCTGCTTCTCAAAAAAGAGAAGAAATGACTAAAAAGCAATTAAAAGCACAAGAAGCTAAAGATGCATTAGAAGAATCTCTTGAAGAAAATCCAGCTTACACAGAACGTCAAAGAATTTTAGATGAGAAAAAAGCAGCTAGAGAAAAATTAATTGAAGAACGCAAATTAGCTAACGAACAAAAGAAAGCAGAAGCTGCTGAAAAAAGAAAAAAATTACTTGAAGAAAGAGATGCTAAAAAAAATGGCACAGTAATTGAAAAAGACTCTAAAGAAACTGAAAACAAATCAGAAGTAAAAGAGGAAAATAAAGATAATGTTACTGATGAATCAAAAGCCAAAGAAGAAAATGTAGAAGGAGAAAAAAAATTAACTCCTGCTGAAATTAGACAAAAAGCTATTGATGAAAGAAATAAAAAATTAGAAGAAAGAAAAAAAGCATTAGAAGAAAAAAAGAAAAAAGCTGCAGAAGCTAAAGAAGCTGCTAAAAAAGCTAAAGAACAAAAAACAGAAACAGAAACAGAGAATAAAAATTAA
- a CDS encoding alpha/beta fold hydrolase — MLLHSRIEGEGKPLVIIHGFLGMSDNWKTLGTQFANEGFQVHAIDLRNHGKSFHSDDFSYEIMAQDVKQYCDYHQLTNINIIGHSMGGKVAMLLATTHPELVSKLIVADIGPKYYAPHHQTILAALNAVDFSKKPNRGEVEEIVSGYIKDFGTRQFLLKNLYWAAPEQLAFRFNLKVFNEKIEVIGTALPFENIFNKETLFLRGDKSDYILDSDFETIYHHFPEANIKTVQNAGHWLHAENPKDFFTYVINFIK; from the coding sequence ATGTTATTACATTCAAGGATAGAAGGAGAAGGAAAGCCTTTAGTTATTATTCATGGGTTTTTAGGGATGTCAGACAATTGGAAAACTTTAGGTACTCAATTTGCTAATGAAGGTTTTCAAGTTCACGCTATAGATTTACGAAATCACGGAAAGAGTTTTCATTCGGATGATTTTTCGTATGAAATAATGGCTCAAGATGTAAAACAATATTGCGATTATCATCAACTAACAAATATCAACATTATCGGGCATTCGATGGGTGGAAAAGTAGCAATGCTTTTAGCAACAACGCATCCTGAATTGGTGTCTAAATTAATAGTAGCGGATATTGGTCCAAAATATTATGCGCCACATCATCAAACTATTTTAGCTGCTTTAAATGCTGTAGATTTTTCAAAAAAACCAAATAGAGGTGAAGTAGAAGAAATTGTTTCGGGATACATTAAAGATTTTGGAACGCGACAATTTTTATTGAAAAATTTATATTGGGCTGCACCAGAACAATTGGCTTTCCGATTTAATTTAAAAGTGTTCAATGAGAAAATTGAAGTTATTGGAACAGCATTACCATTTGAAAACATTTTTAATAAAGAAACCTTGTTTTTAAGAGGTGATAAGTCAGATTATATTTTGGATAGTGATTTTGAAACCATTTATCATCATTTTCCAGAAGCAAATATTAAAACTGTACAAAATGCCGGACATTGGTTGCATGCAGAAAATCCAAAAGATTTCTTCACTTATGTTATTAATTTTATAAAATAA
- a CDS encoding NAD kinase, with amino-acid sequence MKIALFGQYYQNSTAETVHKVVTFLESKEIEITFEATFLSILKEKNILSKDYKTYSNYSTLDSDCKALISIGGDGTILKAATFVRDKNIPIIGINSGRLGFLATIQLDNIEPLLQKLLDNDYAISKRTLLSIKTTPDYENFSELDFALNEVTVARKDTTSMITIITYLNREYLTSYWADGLIISTPTGSTGYSLSCGGPVLTPNVASLVITPMAPHNLNARPLVITDDMEIELRISGREEQFLISLDSRISAVSKDTIVTIKKSPFTISIIEFKEESFLNTIRKKLLWGEDKRN; translated from the coding sequence ATGAAAATAGCATTATTTGGTCAGTATTATCAAAACAGCACAGCCGAAACAGTTCATAAAGTTGTAACATTTTTAGAATCTAAAGAAATTGAAATTACTTTTGAAGCAACCTTTTTATCTATTTTAAAAGAAAAAAATATCCTTTCAAAAGATTACAAAACCTACTCAAATTATTCCACTTTAGATAGCGACTGTAAAGCATTGATAAGCATTGGAGGAGACGGAACTATATTAAAAGCAGCTACGTTTGTTAGAGATAAAAATATCCCAATAATTGGAATAAACTCTGGAAGATTAGGTTTTTTAGCTACGATTCAATTAGATAATATTGAACCACTACTTCAAAAACTACTTGATAATGATTATGCTATCTCTAAGAGAACTTTATTAAGCATTAAGACTACTCCTGATTATGAAAATTTTAGTGAATTAGATTTTGCATTAAACGAAGTAACTGTAGCTCGAAAAGACACAACTTCGATGATTACTATTATCACTTATTTAAATAGAGAATATCTTACTTCTTATTGGGCAGACGGACTTATTATTTCAACTCCAACAGGCTCTACTGGATATTCATTAAGCTGTGGTGGTCCAGTTCTTACACCTAATGTTGCCAGTTTGGTCATTACCCCAATGGCACCTCACAACTTAAATGCTAGACCTTTAGTAATTACAGATGATATGGAAATAGAGCTAAGAATTTCTGGGAGAGAAGAACAATTCTTGATTTCATTAGACTCTAGAATTTCGGCCGTTTCTAAAGACACGATTGTAACCATAAAAAAATCTCCTTTCACGATTTCAATAATTGAATTTAAAGAGGAATCTTTCCTAAATACCATTCGAAAAAAACTACTTTGGGGTGAAGACAAAAGAAATTAA
- a CDS encoding isoprenyl transferase, protein MELLKKINTDYLPQHLAIIMDGNGRWAKQKGMLRAFGHENGTKSVRTTVEACAKLGIKNLTLYAFSTENWNRPKLEVDTLMKLLVSSLKKEIKTLQANNIKLNAIGNLTNLPDSVQKELQEVIEKTAENTRMTLTLALSYGAREELIQAVKKITNKVKNNIISEEAIDESIINQHLYTHNLPDVDLVIRTSGEHRISNFLLWQIAYAEFYFTEVLWPDFSENHLYEAIISYQKRERRFGKTSEQIIP, encoded by the coding sequence ATGGAATTATTAAAAAAAATAAATACCGATTATTTACCTCAACATTTAGCCATAATAATGGATGGAAATGGCAGATGGGCTAAACAAAAAGGAATGCTTCGTGCCTTTGGCCATGAAAATGGAACAAAGTCAGTACGAACAACTGTAGAAGCTTGTGCTAAATTAGGCATTAAAAATCTAACACTTTATGCTTTTTCAACTGAAAACTGGAACCGACCAAAACTAGAAGTTGACACTCTTATGAAGTTATTAGTTTCCTCTTTAAAGAAAGAAATTAAAACTTTACAAGCTAATAATATCAAATTAAACGCCATTGGAAATTTAACAAATTTACCTGATAGCGTACAAAAAGAATTACAAGAAGTAATTGAAAAAACAGCTGAAAACACAAGGATGACATTAACTTTAGCATTAAGTTATGGTGCAAGAGAAGAGTTAATTCAAGCTGTTAAAAAAATAACGAACAAAGTTAAAAATAATATAATTTCTGAAGAGGCTATTGACGAATCAATTATTAATCAGCATCTTTACACACACAATTTACCTGATGTAGATTTAGTAATTAGAACGAGTGGTGAACACAGGATAAGTAATTTTCTATTATGGCAAATAGCTTACGCTGAGTTTTATTTTACTGAAGTACTATGGCCCGATTTTTCAGAAAACCATTTGTATGAAGCAATTATTAGTTATCAAAAAAGAGAACGCAGATTTGGAAAAACAAGCGAACAAATTATACCTTAA
- a CDS encoding CBS domain-containing protein — protein sequence MHNLSSYINNEIKPLKNTDSIADAQDLFLDFPYSHFPVTEDGVYIGCLNKESVDLLNSDSIINDSRFHFERFFVRNNTIWLDVLEIFAKNDSNIIPVLDEKNTYLGYYELEDVIRFFHETPFLKEEGGIIVVEKESDKFSMSQVAQIVESNNAKILGLFISTISGNKVEITIKISQSGLNDIIQTFRRFEYEIISEHQEDSYLNSLKERSDYLDKYLNI from the coding sequence ATGCATAATTTATCGAGCTATATTAATAACGAAATAAAACCACTAAAAAACACAGATTCTATAGCTGATGCTCAGGATTTGTTTTTAGATTTCCCATATTCACATTTTCCTGTAACAGAAGATGGTGTGTATATAGGATGCCTAAATAAAGAAAGTGTAGATCTTTTAAATAGTGATAGCATTATTAACGATAGTAGATTTCATTTTGAACGATTCTTTGTTCGAAATAACACCATTTGGTTAGATGTTTTAGAGATTTTTGCTAAAAACGACAGCAATATTATTCCGGTTTTGGATGAAAAAAACACGTATTTAGGCTATTATGAACTTGAAGATGTAATACGTTTTTTTCATGAAACACCCTTTTTAAAAGAAGAAGGAGGAATAATAGTAGTAGAAAAAGAATCCGATAAATTTTCTATGAGCCAAGTAGCTCAAATAGTTGAAAGCAACAATGCCAAAATATTAGGATTGTTCATCTCTACGATTTCTGGAAACAAAGTAGAAATTACCATAAAGATAAGTCAAAGCGGTTTAAACGATATCATTCAAACATTCAGACGATTTGAATATGAAATTATTTCAGAGCATCAAGAAGATTCGTATTTAAATAGTTTAAAAGAACGCTCAGATTACTTAGATAAATACTTAAATATTTAA
- a CDS encoding OmpP1/FadL family transporter has product MRKLLSLTLLALAGSTAFAGGYRVSIQGQKQLAMGHTGVAVVNSAEVAFFNPAGMAYLDKKFNLSVGGNALFANTKFQNSQYNWEAETNNLGTPFNVYATYKLNDWFTAGLAVYTPYGSSVEWDQDWQGSHLVNNIDLKAIFVQPSISVRIGEHFSIGGGPIFATGSVNFNRNVDRSTINFEGDRTDLTIESKGITAWGYTAGFMFNPTDKFRIGMNYRSEIMMEARDGDATFNDYPTTAPTTKFNADLPLPAELTVGMSYQVTNKWLVAFDYNRAMWSVYENLYVDFTNPALPDSNNPRNYKSSSTYRVGTQYKANDKFTFRAGWYFDESPVQDGYFAPETPRNDSMGYTGGLTYQVNSKLGIDVSFLYLHFDEVDNSYDYVSDGSSFGGTYKSVVFSPGIGITYGF; this is encoded by the coding sequence ATGAGAAAATTACTTTCTTTAACATTATTGGCTTTAGCTGGCTCTACTGCATTTGCAGGTGGATATAGAGTTAGTATTCAAGGTCAAAAACAATTGGCTATGGGACACACGGGTGTTGCGGTGGTTAATAGCGCTGAGGTTGCGTTTTTTAACCCAGCAGGTATGGCTTATTTGGATAAAAAGTTTAACTTATCAGTGGGTGGAAACGCATTATTTGCTAATACAAAATTTCAAAATTCTCAATACAATTGGGAAGCAGAGACTAATAATTTAGGTACTCCATTTAATGTGTATGCTACGTATAAATTAAATGATTGGTTTACCGCTGGATTAGCAGTTTATACTCCTTACGGAAGTTCTGTAGAATGGGATCAAGATTGGCAGGGTTCTCATTTGGTTAACAACATTGATTTAAAAGCAATTTTTGTTCAACCATCAATTTCGGTTAGAATTGGTGAACATTTTAGCATTGGTGGTGGTCCTATTTTTGCAACAGGTTCAGTTAATTTTAATAGAAATGTAGATAGATCAACAATAAATTTTGAAGGTGATAGAACAGATTTGACTATTGAGTCTAAAGGAATTACTGCTTGGGGTTATACTGCTGGTTTTATGTTTAATCCAACGGATAAATTCAGAATTGGTATGAATTACCGTTCTGAAATAATGATGGAAGCTCGTGATGGTGATGCAACTTTTAATGATTATCCTACTACAGCTCCAACAACAAAATTTAATGCTGATTTACCTTTACCTGCAGAGTTAACTGTTGGTATGTCTTACCAAGTGACAAATAAATGGTTAGTTGCTTTTGATTATAATAGAGCAATGTGGAGTGTTTATGAGAATTTATATGTAGATTTTACAAATCCAGCACTTCCAGATTCAAATAATCCCAGAAATTATAAAAGTTCTAGTACTTACAGGGTAGGTACCCAATATAAAGCGAATGATAAATTTACTTTTAGAGCAGGTTGGTATTTTGATGAAAGTCCAGTACAAGATGGATATTTTGCACCTGAAACTCCAAGAAACGATTCTATGGGATATACAGGAGGATTAACATATCAAGTAAATAGTAAATTAGGAATTGATGTTTCGTTCTTATACTTACATTTTGATGAAGTGGATAATTCTTATGATTATGTAAGCGATGGAAGTAGTTTTGGAGGTACGTACAAGTCAGTTGTATTTTCACCTGGAATAGGTATAACTTACGGGTTTTAA